The genomic region aacagactatcaagtctggaatgccatagcctgacacatatcactcactcatccatcttcttcaccccccactcttcacctatctcatcaagcatttaaagatacatgcacacatttacttggaatcattacagatggccagtccgatcttgctttggattccttggtcaagggtcttgaggctgtgacggtatggttacatcagagagccaaaacacacgttaagaaatacctaggttcagcacgtgttctcttacctcaaggtttgccgggatctgtaggcgtcctggaagcttaaagtttagcatttacagagcagcagggagggaaatacaggcgcctgtatttcccttccccttcctgctgctctgtaaatgctaaactttaagcttgcaggacgcctacagatccaagcaaagtttgaggtaagagaacaagtttagcatttacagagcagcaggaaggggaagggaaatacaggcgcctgtatttccctccctgctgctctgtaaatgctaatctttaagcttccaggacgcctacagatcccagcaaaccttgaggtaagagaacacgtgctgaacctaggtatttcttaacgtgtgttttggctcagagtcgcctgaaattgaatcccctgaagacagaggttctgtgtctggatcatggggcaatcgagctgggaaccggctcccagctgttgatggggtacaattgaaaccttccctgatggtgaggagtctgggtgtgaccttggatgctacactttcaatggaggcccaggtcatgactgttgccaggtccgccttttttcatcttcgacagggcaggcaactggcgccctatctttcaccacaggacctggctacagtaatccatgcaacggtcacctccaggctagactattgcaactcactGTATCCTGGACTgtccttgggtctgacccggaagttacagctgatccagaatgcagcggcatgtgtccttaccggaacgcccatccaagcgcacattcatcatgtgctgtgccagctgcactggcttccagtggagttccagatctggttcaaggtgttaaccttggtatttaaagcccttcatggactgggacctccatacctgcgggaccgcctcttccattacgtcccctgcagggtgttgcgctctgcagacaagcaactcctggtggtccctggcccaaaggacatccatctggcctcaaccagggcgagggctttttctgccctggccctggcctggtggaatgctctcccgctggagatctgggccctgtgggacctgttacagttttgcagggcttgtaaaacggagatgttctgctgggcctttggctgagtgccagcgagtgtccttcttcttccatctaagaccaccatttcttccggagctgccctcagccatctgccatgcctgtatacggactcccaatatttgtttaaatagcctgctcctggactattttaattattttttaaaaaatatgattgattttatgtttctgtgattttaatgtattttttaatgttgttagccacccttaggccatctgtgaagagggcagggtatacatcaaataaataaataaataaataaataaataaataaataaataaataaataaataaataaataaataaataaataaataaaaaagttacggttatttaaatttagacaatgttttggcaaatatgcttgtaaagatcttttggtcttgattcagtaagggtattggttgagaagatttagtatttgtaatatggttgtccttttctggagtaactactatttcagcctctgaccaagatagagggatgctacctcctaacataacagagctgcgtgtggcagttagtggagttgaaagtaggtgaatgtattttcttgtaaaaatttggcagggaatccatccctgtctgaagctttgttatttttttcaaggatttgatagtgactgtaacatcttctgttgtgactggttggtccagatattgtttatgttcttgtgaggtttttttccaaatttcctgtgatgataaataatttaaaatatgattagtgtcaggattgtctgatgtacaaatggtttggtagtattcagcaaatacatcggctaattttacagaattagtttgagtttttcctgggtgcctttaatagcttgtatggaatgtgaggaggttttttcctctaattttcatgcaagcaagtttatagattgggtggccttttttgtgttcatcttctagttttcttattctagatatcatttcatttctaatgttttctttttgctcttcatgacaggaggcaacggagattaatttccctctaagtaccacttccatagcatcctacacgtggatttgaggaatgccacatagtttgtttctattgtttaatttctaaagagacttcagaagaaatttatttgttaaataaaagtgatttatttagtttccaatttgtttgatgtcatttattctcagtgtacattctgtccaagcatactctgtccacaacttgtcaccaatccttgatgtaagagtttgactaattaatttaggagataagaatatgtcatttaaatatgtaatttagaagataagaatatgtaatcaatccttgtgtatatattgtggatagaagagaagtatgtatagtctgttaccagtgggttttgaagatgtcactagatcaatagagaaagcctaagagccattaattgatcttagcagcttagtaactgtattgttaattttaattgctttgacacgataggcagtaaaatttaaaaggtcattcagagaggagtgatacaaatgtttactgctgacacattgatttacccatgctgaacgaaagcagaattgaaagccaagagaatcaagtgtactctgcatgaagacagctcgtcaggttgttttgatctacaagcagctctccacactgaaagcagtgaaagcagctttctcagtaatcatgctttgcggtattatccaatacaatttttaaagtttgtatatgtacactcacacattatgcaatgcatttatattttgtatcactttcatatttatcaaaatacttaatttcacaggtcaagggatggtgtcatggaaatataaataataataataactgtgcttatataccgctcttctacacatattagtgcctcacccagagcagtgaacaagttagtgttattcttatccacacaatggagctggggctgagaggagtggctgacccaaggccacctactgagctcatgtcagtagcgggattcaaaccagtagactgctgattatggtttagaacacatacttcgtgaaagatatgcattctaaataacgctgtatgaacatcactgtagttgtttttctagtatggtgtataactggtgctttatctttgacagccaattaaaaatagtgaacagtatcagatacatgttcggtaattgttagcagagaccaaggatgatccggtcatgtaacttttcttgtcatttttactatccatatctcttatcttgcagctgggcatagtggtacttttggctaggtagaaagtcacatgattggaaatagtaaaaaagaattaaattatggttggtttgatatttatctttgttatcatatgaaaagatcttagatttctgcattagataatatataaaaatggtaatccaaatagcagatcagggttttggccaaaagaaatctcatgaagatctaggcaggaaacttacccttgtaatatgtgctacggtaacctgaatgcatttcatcgttaatctgactgatttagatttcattaagaaatgttaggaaacttaattcttgttgtgttcatctgttctatttttctatgttttatttaaataaacatttatattttgatacctcacgtaatgaaaacgactagcgtttgttaatgaaagaagccattaaactcttaggaggagtctgtctcctggttgggagagtgcaacaaaaacatacatcccgtttattttgtactgaaaagcagtttctctaaaacagagaaacgtgttttcagttctcacttgaaggtttcaagctgctcaggatttaagataaaaccttcaacccatctctactgagtatttaatactttttacttaatgtttaaaagttatgtttaatatttatgcctaatatgattacagaagcaatactgtttgaattatctataaacttatttgagttggattgttagtaaaattacaattttatgaaatttttaccattttataatattacaactttgtaccaaaaaagttttgcatgtagaagaggttgccaaaaataaaattccccctcccccctccccctcccccctcccccctctctgccccgaagacgaagaccaagaccaagaccaagaccaagaccaagacagccaggcccccgggggtcgcggctgcgccgctccccccgacgccccccagcctgtgtcccaaatacctggttccaggtcacagcgttagcaaatatgaatgctgtgctgtcacaggatggcattgtcaacgatatcaaaaggcactaagaagtacaggaaaacaaacaaggatgcagtttccaaataagaggatcagggtagggcattcatcagggcaacaaatgatcttagtctgccatgatgagggcaacaatcagactcaAATGGATcagtggcaacgggggtggacagggttgccaaagaagccatggaaaatggttcttcaccattggtcccatccctcttccatcaacactgcctcatctggaggagatccaacagataatgggctaatatgcaagtacaagccagcagcaggaggcagcaccacagtgaagccaaggactattgctgcctgtctccctcggctcgtctttgcctcacttgcctcatcattggtcgtCTGTGGCTGATGTCTCTGACCAAGAGGGATCActcatggggcaactgaggcaaaggcaagccaagtgaggaggataggcagctgctgcagcaccaggcttttctgcaccactagaccactggctgattcttgcctagccagccttattggccctcctggctgcctgggcactgacgtgtgtgtgtgttgtgtgcagacaagtggtaccccagaccaccatcccataggaaattttctcctagaggccataatggcaaacctgatcttgcttagaagccctttatctgttacattctagagtatgatatttgctgcttcaccatcctcagcctccccagtcttacagttactgactcctgcttgtgccagcagatttaggggtaatatcagaggatggtgtggtttaggaaggaaaggaacctcggtggcatataatgtcatagagtcctccctccaaagcagctattccaggggagttgatctctcttatctggagatcagctataattccaggagaactccaggctctatctggaggttgcaaccttacccagtctccttctcttcaaatcacctctgctgttccctcctgtaggcttgaaccgtctctccaagcacctgctgacactttagtcaaaaccctcttcagataccaatacttcatgcagctttccaaccaagctgtcacgaatttttgcatcactgattttgttcacattaatccactgttcactgtacaaacacacacacccttcgcatcatttttgcactcaccttcattttgaccctctaactgaattggtctatgggaagcaatccttaaagtggattcctttttttggtttattatatatattaatcggacatctcttaatttttttttcaaataaataaacaaatacataactgaaaaaataggacatatttttttattgttacttggagcatccagccaggtaactcctcttcgcctgaggctaagtcccaggctaccaacagatagttgttggggtggagggaagcgaaaaacatggtctgggtgtgctttcagtcccgagtctgcagaaaactgcagtctgttttgtgctgttccgtgagcatattggcatagaaagggttaattgaagggtgccagtccagagttttcatttctaaaatattgttctggagtgtctctaacacatcccactgttttttgtagcactggcgtttctttagtgcccgttctgggctgttttgtgctgttccgggagctttttggcatggaacgggttaattgaagggtgccagtccagagttttcatttctaaaatattgttctggaatgtctctaacacatccccccctcttttgtggcactggcatttctttagtgcccgttctggcctgttccgtctcgttccggcttttaccctgtcccaaaACCTCTTAATAGGGGGCATATTGTTGTTTTCTGATACCAGGGGAGCGTTAGGAGAAAGGAGACTGAACCGATAAACGCTGTATCTTTAGCAATTCTAGCTATGTAACATTTGCCTAGCGCGGAAGCAGGCTCcatgtatttttgttttttgctccAAGAATATCCGATTCTTTTGAACCGTGTATTAATTGTTATTTAATTGGCAATATGCAGATTTTATGTGAAACAACCCCGTTGAAAGAAGTATAGTTGCTcgtgataaataataataaaaatacaagggAAACGGATTTCACTGAATTCCTtcgtaaaaaataaaatagacacTCCGATGTTTCTTCCACTGTTGGATTACCATAGGACTACAGCTCCCAAGATGCAGAGcagctcattttaaaaaaatgagccaaattattttcttcttctttaattGGGCTAGTGGTGGTCATGTGACCTGGAAAAGATGGCTGTGTTGAACGAGGAACAGTTTGCTGCGCTTCAGATCTTACTGAAAGTAAGTACAGCTTTAACACTGGGATAATATTATTTGTCGTGAAATCTTCCAGCTCTGCTGATTTTAATGAGGCAATACTGCTTTGGGATGAAgataatatttaaaaatgcttatttGTCTCTTATCCCTAGCACCGTTGTTTTGTAAAACACTGTAAGACATGATTTTATAACAGTAGTGTTAGTGAGGTCTACAGGAAATCCCGACTGAGACTTAGCCAGAATGAGTTAATAAAGGTAAAATCTGAGGTTCGACATCAGATGAGATTCAAGTATGGTTATCCTCTGGATGATATAGAGTTatttctgttcttttaaaaacaattcagtTAATGAGTAGATTAATATGTTTTTGATTTGCATTTTTCAGTTTGAGAATTTGCTAAAAAGTGCCCAGCTGAGCTACAGCACCTCATTTGACAGATCACTTAGATGAAATCTTAATGGTCCTTTCACACAATATAAAATCCTGTGAAAGAGTACTATGTTTTCAGTCTTATGCATACTAAGCTTAAAATGACTGAAAATAAAAGAGCTATAGAAGTAACAGTAAGATGTAAAGATGACTTTCCCCATCTTTGTatgttcagaggtatactgcatCTTTACATAGAGCATCCAGGCAGCTGTCTTGGCTTGGCCACGAAAGGGCTTGTTTGATCTGTCTGAAAAACCATTTTCACTACTGACTACCACCCGATTCTGTGTTTTCAAAAGGGTCACAATGTTTCTTTTTGCTAGGCTTCAAAAAAAGATGAGGTCCGGCACCTTTGCCAGGAGTGCTTTTTGAGTTCAGCCAGTGCTTCAGAGAAACTGATTGAGGGCACTTGTTCCACTCTCTCAGTTACATCAAATGAAGCTAAGCAGGTAAGTAGTGGTTACCTTTTTAGATTTGACCAAGTTGTCTTATTGATAAGCCCTGGGGCAGCAGGGCGGTGATTGGAACTGGAGAATAGGCATCAAAATTCAGGAAAGATAAAGTACCTAGCTCTATTGTAGGAAAAAGGTAAGGAAGTAGAGTTTAAGGGCAAAGAAGAAGAATTGCATGGGAGAACTGGCTAACAAGGTTCAGGCCCTGATGGAATTTAGATGGCAAGAAGACTCCCTGAGTTTGTGATGTAGTTAATTTCACATGTGAcagtaataagaaaaaaaatctttaaaaaacattCATTCTTCCCACAGCTAATCTGCTCTCTACACAACCTTTCAAGGCATGTTGTGCATCGTGGCCTGACCTCCCCAGAAGAAATCCTCTCCCTCTTTCCAGAAGGCTTCCACCAGAACCTTAAAAACCTTCTGACCAAGATAATCCTGGAAAACTTGTAAGTATCCTTTTTGTGGTGTTGAGTAAGGAAGTGGTATGACTTGGACTGTACCAATCATGGTTAAAGAAGCATCACTAGGATTGTCTGAACAGAAAAATCAAGGATTGCAAATGATGGCTGATGACTTATAAAGGAGGTTCCTGAATTGCTCAAAATTGTACTTTTTAGCTCTGTCTCCTGAGGTTGCCTCACCTGGAGACAGGATAGAAAACAAAAGCATACAGCCAGAGATGTGCTGCTTTCTCATGAAAGTGGTTCTGGTTCTTTGAAGCAAGGAACTATCATTTTGGTTTACAGGTAATATGGCGTTCTTATTGGGTAACTGAAGTATACTGTAGAACCATCTGCTTTGTAATGTGTAACTGTGAAGAACTGGCCTTTTCAGCATGCAGTTCTGAAATGTGTGGCAGCTTTTATTGTGTTTCAGTGCTTTCTTTATGTTAAAAACTTAATCATAGAAACTGAGTCAGACACAACAGtcagagccagtgttgtgtagtgattTGAATGTCAGACATAGGGTCGGTGAGACtggggttcaaatctccactctgccatggaagcttgctgggtgaacttgggccaggtGCGTACAGTCAGTCAAGACTACCTCTCAAGggtgttgtgaggttaaaatggaagagaaaagaaagatgtaagccactgtgggtccccattgggagcaAAGGTGTATAAACGACATGAATAACATGCCTTATGATCTGAAGTACAGCGTGTTTGTTGTTTCTAAGAGACAGCCTTAGTGACTAATTGCAAGCTTTCATGCACAAATCATGTTAACAGTTTTGGTTTCTCCTGCAGAGAATTATATTGGGGATAGGGACTCTATAAAGGCATGAGAGTTCCAACGAAGTTCTCAGCACATTGCAAAACGATGCCACAGAGGGACAAGCCATGACAATTAAACTGGCTTATGCAGTGTTACAAATAATTCTGAGAAGGGGAGGCTGAACCTCACATTCGGTTCGTCTGTTTTTGTTCATGGCTATTTTTACTCCACTCAGGTGATCAAAGCAGGGTGTAGGTACGTGGCTTGAATTCAAATATACTTTTTAGATGCTTGATCCATCTTCATTACTTTAGACCACTGCAGTTCTACATTTACTATTCTTAATGCTTTAATAAATTTGTAGATCATTTACATCATGTCATTATCCAGTTGTTCTTGACTACAGTGAGTAGCCTTGATAATAAGTTACACTAAATGTACATACAATCAGTGTACAGAgtacacttaattttttttatatgtGAATTGAACacttctcatgttacattcaatgcatgggCAACTTAACATGTGACTGAAACCCCACTTTTATCTTGGTACAGGACTCATTTTCATTTGTAACATGAACACATGCCTGCTTTTTGTAAGAcagatgtgcacacacacactgtaatgtgtgaacagggctaatGGTTGTCCTGGATTCCCAAGCAGGTAGGATGAAGGAAGTCCATTATTTATCCATTTATTTCACCTCAGAAACCTGCTCGAGGAGGCTTACAgttaaaacaaaaaattaaagcATTTAAACATAGCCATTAAAATAGGGCTTAAAAATTTAACACATACATcaagcaacctaaaatgatacAATTAAAACAGTCTTTATACCAGAAGCAGGCCACATATGGCTAAAAGATATAAAATCCCTTTGTTAAAAgcctgtggggggtggggaggaatatTTTAACTTGGCACCTGTAAGAAAACAGGGTAGGCTCCAGGCAAGCCTCCTGTAGGGGGCATTTCAAAGGTGAGGAAGCACTCTCTCTAAAGAAGTCAACTGTGTTGTTGTCTCTCACTCTTTGATCCCTTGCCCCTTGAGAAGTTAATTTTAGTCACAAGGTGGTGGCAATCAAGAAGAACCAGGTTGTCTGAAAAGCTGCAGTATAAGACAGATACCTGTAGAAACAGTCAAATCCAGTTGGCTGTAGTGGCTGGCACTGAAATCACTCATGTACTCCTTCAGACACAGTGTTTACAACACAGTTTGGTGAAAATTACGTGCCTGATTCCACTTCTACTACTTTGTTTTACAGTAAGTGATGATGTTCTGTGTTCTCTTCCCCTTTTATCAGATCTGCCTGGAGAAATGAAGTACAAGCCAGTCAGAGTAAGTAGCAGATAGTGAGGTGGAGTAACCTATGTTTCTGAAACGGTCATTTTTGTATTTCTTCAGTAATGATTCTTAGTACATTTATTTAGTGCCGGAGAACAATGGTGTGAACAATGCAGAAGTGGACTGGTCTCTGCTTATGGTCCTTTTGCAAAAGGCAAGTGCCTTACATGGCAATTGCTTCTTATATCTTATTTCATGAGATAAGATGCCTGCCTACCTACTTCACCTTGGGAAACCTGCCACAGATCTTCAAGGCTTGCCACGAATATAATGTCAAATGAGATACATATATACCTTCTGCATGTAATGTGGTTATCTGTGCACAAAATCTGTCTTGTTTGAAACAGTTCTAAGTAAGATGGCAACAGGAAggtgagaggggaggggagggtttgcaGGAGAAATGGGATCTGCATAGGCTTGCTAAGTGTAGGGGGTGGGTTAGCTGATCAGAGAGATAGTTAAGTTGGTGGACTTATTAGAGAAACTCCACCACAGAAGTAAATTTTGAATAAGTTTTTAAAGAAGGAGAAAACCTGGGCTTCACAGTAAACGAAGGAAAGGCGGTTCCAGGAAGCATTACACTGAAAACGCAACAGTggaaatgagaaggaaaaacgTGGAGAGACACTGTATGGTTGCGATATAAATCATTGGCAACAGATTCGGGTCGAAGAGATTAGTTTTATCAACATGGCAGATGCTTTACTGAAAATTCTGTGTCTTTGTATCAGTTGTAGTCTCCTAACTGTATTTTGGATTGTGGTAGAAAAGGGCTCACTGTAGACCTCCCATGCTGACCTTAGGGATGATCGCCCACCCCCATCCCCTGGGCACAATTTCAGACGCACAGCAGGCTGCAGTGAGAAGGAGAAGCTGGAAAGTTGGTGTCTGAGCACCACTCCATTTGTTCTAAATAGCCACGGTCTTCTCCTGTGTATCATGGGAGTGAGTAAGGTGCCATCTCAGGCACTAAatttccatgccagccactggaaATCGTAATGGGCAACCTgtctggcttctgagatttcagtAGTAGTTTGCTTCCAACCATACCATTGTAACTGAGGGCTAGAAAACTGCTCGCTTCTAAAAATGCTTGCATGTTTGGGGACCTTGCAGGAAGATGTCTCTGGCTTAGAGGTGCTTCTCTTG from Eublepharis macularius isolate TG4126 chromosome 2, MPM_Emac_v1.0, whole genome shotgun sequence harbors:
- the COMMD9 gene encoding COMM domain-containing protein 9, whose translation is MAVLNEEQFAALQILLKASKKDEVRHLCQECFLSSASASEKLIEGTCSTLSVTSNEAKQLICSLHNLSRHVVHRGLTSPEEILSLFPEGFHQNLKNLLTKIILENLSAWRNEVQASQISLPHLIDMDWRVDIKTSSDSVSRMVVPTCLLQLKIQEDAALCGKDLSTTALTIELNKQTVDTMLDGLGRIRDQLSAVANK